The DNA region CGCCGGTTCAGCTTTTACCTTGTCCAGCAGCGTCGGACTCCAAAAGCTTTCACCGCCGCATTCCATCAGGATCTTCCACGACGGACGTGTCACGGAGATCCCGTGCAAACCCCAAGGGCAAACCTCAAAGGTAAAACCTCAAAGGCAAACCTCAGGTTATCAAGCCCGCAAGGGGCCTCATGCCGGATAGGGGGAATGACCTCATGACGGGTGATTTTTTTCCCTTCACCGGCGTATGGGCACAGCTATGGCACTGCATCGGGGTGAATCTCTGTCGTTAGTTGCGCCACGAACTCGTCAGGTGAGCTTTACCTCCACTGCCTCTGAAATAAGACATTCCACCGTGGACCGAGGAATGTTAGCAGGGATGCCGGGACTGGGCATCCAAGACATGCAGGGCCTTGTAAATCCCTGTAATGACGCTGGATAGGAGGCACTACCCTGCCTTACAGGAACCACTGCATGTCGGGTGTGGAACAATAAATTCGTCGATCTACTAAGACTGTCTCTACTATAGTATTACCATCTTTTTCTGAAGATTGAGGGAGTGACGCGCAGATTTTTCAGGCGTGTCACTTTCCGTATGGAGGAACCCGCCATTCTACCGGTAGAGCAAATAAATACCCTTTCTATATGGCATGATCTTTTTTCCCCGGAGGCAATACCTATGGCAGAGCCTCCTTTTTGGTATCCCCGGACTACGGGGTTGCCCGTCCGGTAAAGCCCATCTGCGGGGTAAAACAATGAGAGCCCGGCAAGCCTTTTCGCGGCTGTAGACTCCTTGAGTCACCGCGACCAGAAAGCGGCCCCCTTCTCTTTGGGAGTCCGGGGCTGCAACAGCCGCGCCAATATTTTCTTAAATTGCCCATGAAGGACAGAAAGAGCGAAGGGCAGGGGTGTCCGCAGGGCAAAAAGCATCCGTTTCCGCGTGATAACGCATACCAAGCGCACTGGCCGTTTTCCCTTTTCCCAGGGATTGTGTGGGGAAACCAGGGGAGATCGTGGGGATCTATGGGGAAACATGCTGAAAAACGTTTTTTTTACTTGTTTCTGCTCTTCCATGTGTCAGGCGCTAAAGCCCTTACTTGACTTTCCGTGCCTGTATGTATCGTTTCTTTGCACGTAAAATTACATGTGTCACGCGTTATACTGCCCCAACTTAACATTATTTGCATTTTGTTGACTATTTTTGTTTTGCCTTGTCAAGGAAGTAATACCTGTTTAGTGAAAAAGGCGCGAATCGACCTGCAAGGATGCTCTTAAAGGGCAAAAAAGCCCTATTTAGGGGTAAAAACGCCCCATGTAAGGGCAGGGTTTGTGAAGGATGGTTTTAAAATACTCTTTTCAGGAGGGAAACAGGCAATGAAGAATATGACAAAGGACAAAAAAGGAGGCGGCCCAAAAGGCGGGGCCGGAAAAAACAGGAAGGCATACCGGTTTACGCTCGACGCGCGTCACCACAGCGGGCTTATTGAATTTCTTGAAGCCGTTCCGAAAGCACTGAGGGGCGGGTACTGCATCGAGGCGCTGAAGCTCCTCCAGGAGCGGATGAGTGTAGCATCTGTAAAAGAAGAAAAACCCCGGAACGGGGCATCGGCAGCGGTCGCTTTTAAAAAATCTATTTAAGGAGGCAAAAAGATGGTAGCAGGCATCGACATAGGGTACGGGTACACAAAGATGGTGTACCGCAACTGGATCAAAAGCAACGTTCACGTCTTCCCTTCAGTGGTGAGCAGATACATACCCGCGAGGTCGTTCAACGAGACCTTTGAGATTATCCGGGTGAATGACAGACCTTATCTTGTAGGGTATGAAACCGTAACAAGCTCAAGGGTAGGACCCAGCTTCGTGGGCACCGACGAGTATTTTGCGATTATCGGTCATTGCCTGTCGAAGGTAGAGGTAGAGGCTGATATAAAGACCATTGTGCTTGGTCTCCCCCCGCAGGTATTCAGCGGGGAAAGGGTGCAGCTTCTCAAGAACAGCATACGGCAACTGGATATCAGGTGCGAAGACGGCAGAAGAATTTCCGTTCCTTCCGAGGTGCAATTTGTTCCTCAGGGCGCAGGGATACTTTTTGCATATCTGAGCGAGAACGGATCACCGGAGGAAATCGAAACAACAACAGTTGTTGTGGACATCGGCTACCACACAATGGACGTCGTGCTCTTCGCTGAGGGCAAGTACAGAGGCGACATGTCAAAGTCCTATCCGCATGGTGTCAGTGAACTCTACGATATGGTAAGGGATGCCTACACCAGGAAATACTTCATCTTCCTTTCCCCCGACAGGGACGGTCTGGTGGAACATCTCCTGAAGGACGGCAGCATAACGCACATGGGGGAGAAACGGGTCATTGACACACAAAGCATACTTGACGACTTCTTCACGGGTAGGATCATGACTGTCCTAGATAAGTATATGTCCACCGTGGAAAGGAATGGGTACAGGGTGGAGAGGATTATCCTCGGAGGCGGAGGCGCGTCCTATATAGGCAAAGCAGCAGGGGCGAACGTAGTCGTTGAACCTCAGACCGCAAACGCCAGGGGATTCCTCATATATGGTTTGAATTAAGGAAGCCAAAGAGCAAGGAAGCCAAAGAGCAAGGAAAGGGGGGCTTTATGCCCCCCATCTAATGAGACTCAGTTTTTTTGTGATGTTCACGGCCGGCAGAAGTCCCCTGAAGGGACGGGTCTTGCAATCCCGTGAACGGCAAGGGGGAGAAAGTACATCCATGCGTTCTTCGCGATTCCGCATTCCGCGCTTCCGCATTCCGAGATTCCGTATTCCGTGCTTCCGTATTCGAGGACGACAGGGACTTCCCGGCGCATATAGACATACGGATGACCTTCAAAGTGATCCACCGCCTCCAGAGTAACTTTATCGACGCTATATACCTCTCCTGACACTGCAACAAGCTGTGTTCCGTTGTACGTCGCGTATGGTACGCCGTGCGGCAGCACATACAGACCGTACTTTTCCCGAGTCTTCGCATTGCCGAGGAAACGGGCATCTTTCAGAAGGCCATGGTTTGCCTGACCCTTCCTCAACGTGCCATAGACAAACAGTGTGTGTGATGTATCCGCAGCCATTCCTGCTTTCATAATTACCTCCTTCGATTTTTTCTACCGCTGATTACTTATAAGGACAATCCCGCGCTTGGCGCCTGCTTCGTACATGGGTTACCCCCTGGCTGCTTTTTGTTTCCACGAATGAGGGTTACGGTATGCCGGAGCGTCCGCTGCGGGTGGCTCCCCTAAGGGCGCTTCATCATGGGCTTCACTGAACGGTGTTTCTTCTTGCGGTTTTTCTTCTTGCAGTGTTTTTTCTTGCAGTGTCTCAATGATGACGGGAGTCTTCCCTTCAGGGATTTCCCTCCCGCAGAACCGGCATATCCTTGCCTTCTTCAGGATGATCTCCGCGCAGAACGGACACTCCCTGGTTTCCCTGACCTCTCCGGCGGTGTCGGCCCCGGTCCTGTGACCCTCCGCCTGCGCCGGCTGCACCTTCAGGTTTTCCCTCTCCCTGATGATGGCATCACGCAAGGCTTCCGGTTTTTCCACGAAGTCTATCCAGGACTCCCCTTCAAGTGCGGCGGTCTGTATCTGGACCCTCCCATATCCCATGAGCCTGCCTGACAAGGTCTGCACGACGTCGATGTTGTTGATCTTCTCAAGGGGGCTTTCCTTTGCCTTGTGGGTTACGACCCCCGATTCGTCTATGACCCTCTGGTTGGTTACCGCCCAGATGTCGTATTTCCTGTCCAGCCAGACGTAGATGAGATACAGGGCGCAGATTATTATGCCGCAGAGACCCACCTTGTGCAGGGTCTCTTTCAGTCCGAGCAGATTGTATTTGCTCAGGTTCTGCAAGACAAAGATCATACAGGCCGTTGCGATAAAGGGTTTCGAGAGGACAATCCAGTGTTTTCTGACCTCTATGATGAGCTTTTCTCCTTCCTTGAGTTGTGTACGCATCGCAGACCTCCTTTTTTGATTCGGTTCTTTAAGGGTATTAATTTTTCCCCTTCAAAAAGAATCTTTAAAGATCTTCAGAGAAAATCTTCAGACCCAACTCAAGAGTAAACAAATTGGTCACAAGGGATAAACTATTTAGTAGTAAATCACCCGGATAACATGTCCTGTGGCCGGTTGAAAAAAGTTACAAAATATGGTAATATAAATTATAGGGATGGCAGACCATAAAGCTCAAAACAGTCAAGCAGGGAAACAGAACAATCAAACAAACGGCCGGAATGCGGCAAGCAGCTTTGAAGGCCGCAAGACCATAAATAAAAAGGAGGCAGGAATGGCGTTTGGCAGCAAGGTATTTGGCAGCAAGAAGGCGTATGTATTCGACACGTCGGCGCTCATGGAATACCCCCAGGTGCTCAGAGTTGTAAAAAGACACAGAATCATTCTTCCCCGCATCGTAATGACCGAGCTTGACGGTTTGAAGAACAACGAGAGACAGGATGTCGCGGCGAGAGCGCGGTTGGTGTCGCGCTACCTTGAAAAATACGGAAAGAACGTTGCAATCGCAACCGATAGGCAGATGGACCGTCTTCAGGTGCTTAACAGCGCAGGGGACAACATGGTCATAGGCACTGCCACGTGGATGAAAAGACAGGGTATCGACACCACCCTGGTCACTGCGGACAGGAATATGAAGATAGTGGCGAGGGCGTGCGGGATAATGAACCGCATCCCGAGGCCCTGGTATCGCCAGCCTGCTCTGTACTGGAGCATAATTGCGATCCCGTTCATAGCATTGGGATTTCTCGTGGCGAATGCTGTAAGCCACATCTGGACTATCAACGGTTTCTTGACCAAAGAAACTGAGCCTTATGTGGGGATTGGTTCTGCGTTGGCCCTCCCCACGGTCTTCGTCGTAGGGCTTGTGATGAACTGGGTGTGCGATGTTCTGCCCAATGAGGCTACTGAAGACGTCAAGACAGACGATAAGATGCTGAACAACATGATGTTCAACCCGGTGTTTAATGAGTTCGACATCAACGTCTGGCACGGCAAAAAGAGTTAACTTCAGAAACTTGTCAGGAGAGTTTCTCCTCCGGGCGCGAGGTTTCCAGCGGCTGCTGCCGGCTGCCCTCCTGGCGCTGCTGAATTTTATTGTATCTGTATATGGCTCTTCCTTCCAACAGGAGATCCCTGGAGATTTCAAACGTCCTGCTGGCTGGTTTTTCAATATAATTTTCGCTGAACGTGTATACTGTCAATTCTCTGTTGTCTATCAAATAGTCGAGCAATTCATCAGGCAGCGGGATGATTATGTTGTTCTCAGGCTTTTCCCGGTTTTCTATTATCACGGCGAGCCCGTCGTCCGCCAGGTTAACGAGCGTGTCATCCGGTGTGATGTTTTCAAGCCAGTCGGCGTAGTTTTTGTCCACCATACAGATCAACCCGCCCTTGACAAAAAGGGCTTTCAACGCGTATGTCATGTTCGCCTCCTTTGAGCGTTTTTTCGTATCAGTCGTTTGCATTCAGTTATCCTGTCGGACCAGGCTTTACGGTCTTTACCCCGCCTGTTCCGTATTCTGCCGGCGCCGGCTGATCCTGCCCATCCCGTGGTTCACCTTTTTTGTCCTGATGCGATGTCCCACGGACATAGAGCGAGTCCTCGCTGTATTCAGGGTAGGGGGAGCCGCCCGTTGAGGAACTGCTTCCACGTGTTTCCTGTGGAACATATGTGATGTGCGGAGGGGCTGTTCCCCTTGATGCCGCCGGACCTGTTTTAAGGGAACCCGTACCCGCCCTTTGGGGATCTCTCTGAAAAGCTGATGAGTCTTTTTGCTGCGCTGGCATATCTTTTTGCGTGCCTGTGGTATGAACGGCCTGCGTTGGCTGCTTCTGTTCGCTTTGCGGTTGGGCTGCTACCGCCGATTTTCTTTGTGGAGCTTCCTTCACTGGTTCTTTCACCGGTTCCTGTTGTGTGATTCTTTCCTTTGCCGGGGTGTTAGGTCTTTCATCAGGGAGATTGTTCCTGTTGTTTGGTATCGCTGCTACGGGGTTTTCCTGTGCCGTATGTATAACCTCCTGCAAGGGTGAGCTTTTAACTGATCCTTCCAGGTCGGAGTCTTTCTGTTCCTTCTGCCTGATAATCGGTTTCTCTGCCGATGGTTCTCTATGAGGAATACCGGTCTTGTCGTTTGGTGCTTCCGCCACAGGTTCTTCCTGCTGGATATCAGGTTCATCGTTTGGAACATTGCCCCTGTCGCTAGGCATTTCTATTTCAGGTCTTTCCTCTACGGGTCTTTCCCATAAGGGTTCTTCCCGCAAGGGTTCCCCGACAAGAGGAACATTGCCTGCAACATAGTCACTGCCGACTGATACACCCGCAACATGGCTTTCCTGCATACCTGGTTTTCCGTTCAATGGTTTTGCATGGGTAGTATCAGTTGGCTCAGGCTGCTCCTGTTCATCCTGCGGCTTGGCTGCTGTTATGGTGTTTGCTTCGACCTGCATAAAAGGCTCTTGCGTCGTACTGGCCTTGCTGTCTCCCCATGCAGGTGTTATTACAGGCTCTTCTGCTTGTGCCTGCGCAGGCCCCTCCTGCATGAGGGATGCTTCACGGACAACCGGTCTCACGGGCTTATCCGCATAACTGTCAGGCGACAGGTCTTTTACTTTATCTGCATGATTGTTTACCTTATCTGTCTTGTCCACAGATCTACCCGCAGGTTTGTCCGCAGGGACGGATTTGTCCGTAAGAACGGATTTGTCCGCAGGAGTCGCACCGGATGCTGTATCGGCATTGCCGTTACCTGCTTCGTTACCTGCTTCGTTACCTGCTTTGTTACCTGCTTCGCTACCTGCTTTGCTTCCTGCTTCGCTTCCTGCTTCGCTACCTGCTTTGCTTCCTGTTCCTGTAAAAGGAACGTGCATTTGGCCCGCTGCCAGGGACGATGTCATAAGGAGATTCATGTTCCGGTCAGTACCAGGTACGCCCGTTGCGGGCTTGTGTCCCGTCTCAGGCAGTATCCCCGAGCGGACAGCGCCGGGCTTGCCGTCTGCGGGTGCAAGTGGTTTGTTTACGTTTGGGCCGCTGCCTGCGGGAATACTACCTCCTGACGGAGATCCGCCTCTTACGCCGCTTCCTGCGGGAATACCGCTTCCTAACGGAGAATTGCCTAACGGCTGTGTGACGGAAGGCTGTGTGCCGGAAGGCATAGGGCCAGAGGGTTTATCGCCTAATGGCTGGTTCCCTGAAGGTTTGTTGCCCATTGGCTGGTTGCCCATTGGTTTATCGTTATTCAGCCAGCCGGATCGCCTGGTCACATAATCCGGCTGTCCCGCCGGCATGTTCGACGCAGATCCTCTTGTCCCCTGAGAAGTGATTACCCCGCTGGGAGCAGCCGGAGGCGAAGGGGCATCGCCACCTGGCGGTGTACCGCCGCCGCCCTTGCCCTTGAAGAGAGGCGCCGGTCCGGCACCGGACGGGATATCGGAGCGCTGATACAGCGTGCGGTCAAGTTTTTGCAGGGCGGGATACTGGTTTTTCAAGGCCCTTGTCGCCCCTATTGCCTTCCCTGCTGTTCCTATGAGTTTATCTGCTCCTTCCGCGCCATATAGCGTCGCCCTTTTCCAGTCAGCAATGTTACTCAAGTCTTTTTCGTCTTCTATCAGAGCCAGCCCCTGCGAGTAGGTCATCCTCGCCTCGGAGTCATGAAGGAATTTTGTCCTGTGGAAATGCGCAAAGTCCTGCCCGGACTTCCCTTCCGTATGGAGCACCTCCCCGTGCGGGGAGAGGGTCATTCTCGAAGCGTAGTTGCCTTTCTGTATATCCTGGGTGCTCAGCGCCTTGAAGCTGTACACGTGGCCGCGATGATCTCCGCTTCCTTCCGAGTGCATGACACCGTACTGCCTGTTGCCGTTTTCATCCGTGTAGGAGGTATACACGCGCTTGTCGTGGATGTTCGACGCCTGGGATGCTATCACCTTGCCTGTGGACGGATTGATGTGGCGCACCCCATAGAACAGTGTCTCCTTTCCTGTCTTGGGGTCTGTATCCTTGAATATGCCTGTCTCCGTATGTTCGTTATAGGTTGTCTTCTGTACCCCTTCTTTTACAAATGTTCCATCCTGCCTGCTTGTTCCCCTCTCGATGTTCGTAAAGATGATCCCCGAGCCTTTCTCCGCCATCGTATCCATGATCCTGGCGGAGTTGTCGCGGTCTATCTGTTCAGGAAGGTTTCCCTGCACCCTTCCATAGAAGGTCCTGTTGCCCTGCCGCATGTCGCCGGTGAACGTTATCTGCCCGCCGTGGGTTTCCACCTGTGTACCCTTGCCGGCGACCAGCTTCCCACCTGAAGACGCGCCGAGGACCGTCCCTTCCTTCACGAGTCCGCGCATACGGGTGTCAATGATGTTGCCCTCCTTGCTTGCCGTCTGTTCCAGATCAAACGTGCCTGCTTTTGAATCAACGGCGGTTTTAGAGGTGATCACTCCGCCATCGAATTTCTCAAGCGTCTTCCCGTCCTGCGACCTCGCTGTGTACTGAACGATGTTCCCGGCGCCATCGCGTCTCAGCGATACCAGCCATCCGTCGTCGATCCCCGAGCCCTTTATGCCGGACCTGCCGAGCATCTTCCT from Syntrophorhabdaceae bacterium includes:
- a CDS encoding ParM/StbA family protein, yielding MVAGIDIGYGYTKMVYRNWIKSNVHVFPSVVSRYIPARSFNETFEIIRVNDRPYLVGYETVTSSRVGPSFVGTDEYFAIIGHCLSKVEVEADIKTIVLGLPPQVFSGERVQLLKNSIRQLDIRCEDGRRISVPSEVQFVPQGAGILFAYLSENGSPEEIETTTVVVDIGYHTMDVVLFAEGKYRGDMSKSYPHGVSELYDMVRDAYTRKYFIFLSPDRDGLVEHLLKDGSITHMGEKRVIDTQSILDDFFTGRIMTVLDKYMSTVERNGYRVERIILGGGGASYIGKAAGANVVVEPQTANARGFLIYGLN
- a CDS encoding gamma-glutamylcyclotransferase, producing MKAGMAADTSHTLFVYGTLRKGQANHGLLKDARFLGNAKTREKYGLYVLPHGVPYATYNGTQLVAVSGEVYSVDKVTLEAVDHFEGHPYVYMRREVPVVLEYGSTEYGISECGSAECGIAKNAWMYFLPLAVHGIARPVPSGDFCRP
- a CDS encoding PH domain-containing protein, producing the protein MRTQLKEGEKLIIEVRKHWIVLSKPFIATACMIFVLQNLSKYNLLGLKETLHKVGLCGIIICALYLIYVWLDRKYDIWAVTNQRVIDESGVVTHKAKESPLEKINNIDVVQTLSGRLMGYGRVQIQTAALEGESWIDFVEKPEALRDAIIRERENLKVQPAQAEGHRTGADTAGEVRETRECPFCAEIILKKARICRFCGREIPEGKTPVIIETLQEKTLQEEKPQEETPFSEAHDEAPLGEPPAADAPAYRNPHSWKQKAARG
- a CDS encoding PIN domain-containing protein; amino-acid sequence: MADHKAQNSQAGKQNNQTNGRNAASSFEGRKTINKKEAGMAFGSKVFGSKKAYVFDTSALMEYPQVLRVVKRHRIILPRIVMTELDGLKNNERQDVAARARLVSRYLEKYGKNVAIATDRQMDRLQVLNSAGDNMVIGTATWMKRQGIDTTLVTADRNMKIVARACGIMNRIPRPWYRQPALYWSIIAIPFIALGFLVANAVSHIWTINGFLTKETEPYVGIGSALALPTVFVVGLVMNWVCDVLPNEATEDVKTDDKMLNNMMFNPVFNEFDINVWHGKKS
- a CDS encoding conjugal transfer protein TraG N-terminal domain-containing protein, with protein sequence MNDRSIKRKSLKQESIEHKSIRRRSVINRKGILKAILIAAVLAVSLFSLPLPADASEQEYYVYNGFDAVLGAFQKVALIFGDNGYKTLFFSVVVLGILFGGIAAMARAAGGTRYSPFAWALPVGIGVVIFLALIVPKGTIHLYDPVKNRYQAVGGVPEGIVVLSGILNKVERGLVDIVSTAGDPMSYQDHAGGIGFDMFYNLGTRGVALANRNLTNNLKNYIHDCVFFERQRPGTALTVNDIMNNTDYLPLFEQAQNPSIFTVYHSDAAPEGQTVSCTAAWTAISAELNQQATFENATKAACANIGFDPTIPSEYTRCQEIMTNTASYLWGAAYDVTSIERQVAITEAINDVVISASPDTVAGLIASRDTGTSWLAGGMMANEYVPILRAVLTAVMLGLIPFYVLLVPTPIGNKVLTLVAGSFVWLTSWGVTDAVVHQFAVDYAKKAYYEVANNNLGMMAVNGFATASMKTLAVFAGMRWSGLMLATILTGMIIRFGGHALAMMAGHVTGGVSAAASGAGAVAVKPEAGAQTLNALETSQASFANAGSFGYRLRSGIAASARKGYTQRDAGLVGEHGFGGFQKMTAETGRFGMERNYSSIQALGGVENASHVGRMEGVQTLGNIERTVGAAGQAGGIDKFITMMGSRGASDAAEFLKTAKAVGKEHGYDTDTPEGLTKAAVKTAETRADLSAGSLVTEMRNMGLSGQANMLEYSVAKKMGEMNEIGPLADSGGVRKMLGRSGIKGSGIDDGWLVSLRRDGAGNIVQYTARSQDGKTLEKFDGGVITSKTAVDSKAGTFDLEQTASKEGNIIDTRMRGLVKEGTVLGASSGGKLVAGKGTQVETHGGQITFTGDMRQGNRTFYGRVQGNLPEQIDRDNSARIMDTMAEKGSGIIFTNIERGTSRQDGTFVKEGVQKTTYNEHTETGIFKDTDPKTGKETLFYGVRHINPSTGKVIASQASNIHDKRVYTSYTDENGNRQYGVMHSEGSGDHRGHVYSFKALSTQDIQKGNYASRMTLSPHGEVLHTEGKSGQDFAHFHRTKFLHDSEARMTYSQGLALIEDEKDLSNIADWKRATLYGAEGADKLIGTAGKAIGATRALKNQYPALQKLDRTLYQRSDIPSGAGPAPLFKGKGGGGTPPGGDAPSPPAAPSGVITSQGTRGSASNMPAGQPDYVTRRSGWLNNDKPMGNQPMGNKPSGNQPLGDKPSGPMPSGTQPSVTQPLGNSPLGSGIPAGSGVRGGSPSGGSIPAGSGPNVNKPLAPADGKPGAVRSGILPETGHKPATGVPGTDRNMNLLMTSSLAAGQMHVPFTGTGSKAGSEAGSEAGSKAGSEAGNKAGNEAGNEAGNGNADTASGATPADKSVLTDKSVPADKPAGRSVDKTDKVNNHADKVKDLSPDSYADKPVRPVVREASLMQEGPAQAQAEEPVITPAWGDSKASTTQEPFMQVEANTITAAKPQDEQEQPEPTDTTHAKPLNGKPGMQESHVAGVSVGSDYVAGNVPLVGEPLREEPLWERPVEERPEIEMPSDRGNVPNDEPDIQQEEPVAEAPNDKTGIPHREPSAEKPIIRQKEQKDSDLEGSVKSSPLQEVIHTAQENPVAAIPNNRNNLPDERPNTPAKERITQQEPVKEPVKEAPQRKSAVAAQPQSEQKQPTQAVHTTGTQKDMPAQQKDSSAFQRDPQRAGTGSLKTGPAASRGTAPPHITYVPQETRGSSSSTGGSPYPEYSEDSLYVRGTSHQDKKGEPRDGQDQPAPAEYGTGGVKTVKPGPTG